The sequence GGCTTGCCATGGCGCAGTCCGCCGCCCCGCCCGTTTCGGGCTCTTCTCCCGCTACCGAAACCCCCCTTCGCCTGCCGGTCCGCACGGTGCTGCCATGGGCGGTCTTCGTCGGCCTCCTCATGCTCATCGCGCTCTACTTCGTCGGCGCCGAGCAGGGCGCCACCTCTCTGTTCTCCGGCACGGGCGTCCACGAGTGGGTGCACGACGGCCGGCACCTGCTCGGTTTCCCCTGCCACTGACGGGCGGACTCCCACTCCCATGAACTCCGCCATCGTCAGGAAACTCCTCGTGCGCGGGATGCTCGCCGGTCTCGCCGCCGGGGTCCTCGCCTTCGTCGTCGCCTATCTGCTCGGGGAACCCCGGGTGGACTCGGCGATCGCTCTGGAGGAGGCGCACTCCCACGGGGGAGGCGGCCACGAGCACGAGGTCGAGGTCGTCAGCCGCGGCCTCCAGTCCACCGCCGGTCTCGCGACGGGTGTCCTCGCCTACGGGGTCGCCTTCGGCGGCATCGTCGCCCTCGCCTACTGCTTCGCGCTCGGCCGGGTGGGCCGTTTCAGCCCGCGCGCGACCGCCGCGTTCATGGCGGCGGGGGGCCTCTTCGCGGTCTACCTCGTTCCCTTCCTCAAGTACCCGGCGACCCCTCCGGCCGTCGGCAATCCCGACACGATCGGCAAACGCACGGCCCTGTACGGGCTGATGATGCTGCTGAGCGTGCTGCTCGCGATCGCCACCGTGATCATCGGCAAGCGACTCGCCCCGACGCTCGGCAACTGGTGGGCGACGGTCGTCGCGCTCGCGGGTTTCGCCGTCGTGATCGGTCTCGCCTACGCCTTCCTGCCGCCGGTCAACGAGGTCGGGCACGATTTCCCCGCCACGCTCCTGTGGCGGTTCCGCGTGGCCTCGATCGGTATTCAGCTCACGTTGTGGACCGGTTTCGGCCTGCTCTTCGGTGAGCTGGCCCAGCGGTTGCTCGCGCCCGCCGAGCGGCGCGTCAAGGTCGGCGCGGCGGCCTCGGCCGCGGTCTGAGCGAAGACCCGTACGACACGGGGGGAGGGCCTGATTCCCGGGCCCTCCCCCCGTTTTCGCGTCTGCCGCGGGCAGGATGGGAGGCATGAGCGAGAAGACCCAACAGTCGGTACGGGAGTTCTTCGGAGCGCGGGCGGCGGGATGGGAGGACAGGTTCCCCGGCGATCAGCCGCGCTACGACGCGGCCACGGGCGTCCTCGGGCTGCGGCCCGGTGACCGCGTGCTCGACGCGGGCTGCGGTACGGGCCGGGCACTCGCGCCGCTGCGGGAACGCGTCGGGCCCGGCGGCACCGTGCTCGGCGTGGACCTGACGCCGGAGATGGTGGCCGAAGCGGCGGCCAAAGACCGGGAGCGGTACGGGGCACTGGTCCTCGCGGACGTGGCGCGGCTGCCGCTGCGGGACGGGGCGTGCGACGCGGTGTTCGGGGCGGGGCTCGTCTCGCACCTGCCGGGCCCCGGGACCGGCCTGCGGGAGCTGGCGCGGGTGACACGGCCCGCCGGGCGGCTCGCGCTCTTCCACCCGCTCGGACGCGCGGCCCTCGCGGCGCGCCACGGAAGGGAATTGAGCGAGGACGACGTGCGCGCGAGGGCGCGACTCGCCCCGCTGCTCGCCGCCACGGGCTGGCAGCTCGTGTCGTACGTGGACGAGGACGCCCGCTTCCTCGCGGTGGCGGTACGGGAGCGTGAGCGTCCCACGGCCTGATCAACCGGAACGCCTCGTCATGACCGGTGGGCGGGGCGCCCGGCCCCGCCCCCCGGCTCGCGTGCCGCGTGAAGGCTTCGGGACGGGCTTGTGCCACCTCTCGACGCCGTGGTTACTCGCTGGTTAAGGTGCGCCAGCCCGCACGCGGCGGGCCCCGTCGCCCGCTTCCGCACGGGAGGGGGCGCACGGGAACCGATCGGGAGGCGGACGTGGGCGAACCGGAGGACGCGGGGGCCGGAACCGTGGCGACGGACCTGCCGGGGACGGGACAGGAGCCGGTGCGAACGGACGAGCCCGCGGCGGGTGAGGACAGGCCCGCCGGGGCCGAGGAGGACGCGCTGCTCGTCCTCACGGCCGCGCTGCTGACGCCGGCCCAGTTCCCCGGCGCCCTCGGCGACGACTTCCCGGAAGCGTGCGG comes from Streptomyces sp. Tu6071 and encodes:
- a CDS encoding CbtB domain-containing protein codes for the protein MAQSAAPPVSGSSPATETPLRLPVRTVLPWAVFVGLLMLIALYFVGAEQGATSLFSGTGVHEWVHDGRHLLGFPCH
- a CDS encoding CbtA family protein, with the translated sequence MNSAIVRKLLVRGMLAGLAAGVLAFVVAYLLGEPRVDSAIALEEAHSHGGGGHEHEVEVVSRGLQSTAGLATGVLAYGVAFGGIVALAYCFALGRVGRFSPRATAAFMAAGGLFAVYLVPFLKYPATPPAVGNPDTIGKRTALYGLMMLLSVLLAIATVIIGKRLAPTLGNWWATVVALAGFAVVIGLAYAFLPPVNEVGHDFPATLLWRFRVASIGIQLTLWTGFGLLFGELAQRLLAPAERRVKVGAAASAAV
- a CDS encoding class I SAM-dependent methyltransferase, with protein sequence MSEKTQQSVREFFGARAAGWEDRFPGDQPRYDAATGVLGLRPGDRVLDAGCGTGRALAPLRERVGPGGTVLGVDLTPEMVAEAAAKDRERYGALVLADVARLPLRDGACDAVFGAGLVSHLPGPGTGLRELARVTRPAGRLALFHPLGRAALAARHGRELSEDDVRARARLAPLLAATGWQLVSYVDEDARFLAVAVRERERPTA